A region from the Vibrio navarrensis genome encodes:
- the cyoD gene encoding cytochrome o ubiquinol oxidase subunit IV, with protein sequence MSNQHADTGARDYVKGFVFALVLTVIPFYFAWSQSLPQAVTYAVLLGCAVVQIVVHFAYFLHMEVKSEDGRWNMVSLVFSAIVVLILVAGSLWIMWHLHQNMMLKV encoded by the coding sequence ATGAGCAATCAACATGCAGATACAGGTGCGCGTGACTACGTGAAAGGGTTTGTGTTTGCACTGGTTCTAACCGTGATCCCTTTCTATTTTGCGTGGTCACAAAGCCTGCCACAAGCGGTAACCTACGCTGTGCTGCTTGGCTGCGCTGTGGTGCAGATCGTCGTTCACTTTGCCTACTTCCTACACATGGAAGTGAAAAGTGAAGATGGCCGTTGGAACATGGTCTCCTTAGTGTTCAGTGCCATTGTGGTGCTTATTCTGGTCGCGGGCTCTCTGTGGATCATGTGGCACTTGCATCAAAACATGATGTTAAAGGTGTGA
- the cyoC gene encoding cytochrome o ubiquinol oxidase subunit III, with amino-acid sequence MHADAHAHDHHDTGGNKLFGFWIYLMSDCILFATLFATYAVLVSANAGGPIGKDIFELPFVFTETMLLLLSSITFGFGMIAMKRRDVTMMKRWLAITFLLGLGFIAMEIYEFHHLIEEGFGPQRSAFLSAFFTLVGTHGLHVSFGLIWLAVCYHQLSTKGLNAMMETRFQCLSLFWHFLDIVWICVFTIVYLLGVM; translated from the coding sequence ATGCACGCTGATGCTCACGCTCACGATCACCACGACACCGGTGGCAACAAGCTATTCGGTTTCTGGATCTACCTGATGAGTGACTGCATTCTGTTTGCCACTCTGTTTGCCACTTACGCCGTGTTGGTTTCTGCCAACGCGGGCGGGCCGATCGGCAAAGATATTTTTGAATTGCCGTTCGTCTTCACCGAAACCATGTTACTGCTGCTGAGCAGTATCACCTTTGGTTTTGGCATGATCGCGATGAAACGTCGCGATGTGACGATGATGAAGCGTTGGCTCGCCATCACTTTCTTGCTCGGCTTGGGCTTTATTGCTATGGAGATCTACGAGTTCCATCACCTGATTGAAGAAGGGTTTGGCCCGCAGCGCAGCGCGTTCCTCTCTGCTTTCTTCACGCTGGTGGGCACGCATGGTCTGCACGTGAGCTTTGGTTTGATCTGGCTGGCGGTGTGTTACCACCAACTGAGTACTAAAGGTCTCAACGCCATGATGGAAACGCGTTTCCAATGCTTGAGCTTGTTCTGGCACTTCCTTGACATCGTCTGGATCTGTGTCTTCACCATCGTTTACCTGTTAGGAGTAATGTAA
- a CDS encoding substrate-binding periplasmic protein — protein sequence MKYISNTSVVLAIFLGAVTSAAASARQPVALELYTQEFPPLQFMLDGKPQGYVIEFVTALVQDASKTIPLEIKQIHFAPWNRAIKTTIETENTLFFSVSRTPEREDKFQWIGQVSPYKVGLYRLASGPQVSAKNLEELKGYRFGSQVGSSFSELLAKNGLGQVIPVEKGKEAIRLLHTHRVDFAPMVEASFHYRMQEYGYDPHEFVKVMNVTPLCQDLWLVTGNHTSASVVEALRSSYNNLQQQAYLEQLVAEFTPTSAIMLRYSESKATPR from the coding sequence ATGAAATACATATCGAATACAAGTGTCGTTCTGGCCATTTTTTTAGGTGCCGTTACCAGCGCGGCAGCTTCTGCCCGTCAACCCGTTGCGCTGGAGCTCTACACTCAAGAATTCCCGCCACTGCAATTTATGCTGGATGGTAAACCGCAAGGTTATGTGATCGAGTTTGTCACTGCACTCGTGCAAGACGCGTCTAAAACGATACCACTTGAGATCAAACAGATTCATTTCGCGCCTTGGAATCGCGCGATAAAAACCACCATAGAGACAGAGAACACGCTGTTTTTCTCCGTGTCACGTACTCCCGAGCGTGAAGATAAATTTCAATGGATTGGCCAAGTTTCGCCTTACAAAGTCGGCTTATATCGGCTGGCAAGCGGCCCTCAAGTCAGCGCCAAAAATTTAGAGGAATTGAAGGGCTATCGTTTCGGTTCGCAGGTCGGCAGCTCGTTTAGTGAACTGCTGGCAAAAAACGGCTTAGGTCAGGTCATTCCGGTAGAAAAGGGCAAAGAAGCCATCAGGCTGCTGCACACTCACCGCGTCGATTTTGCTCCCATGGTTGAGGCCAGTTTCCACTATCGAATGCAAGAATATGGCTACGACCCACATGAGTTTGTCAAAGTCATGAACGTTACCCCTTTGTGTCAGGATCTATGGCTGGTCACGGGCAATCACACTTCCGCTTCCGTGGTTGAGGCTTTGAGAAGCAGCTATAACAACTTGCAGCAACAAGCCTATCTCGAGCAACTCGTGGCAGAATTTACCCCGACCAGCGCTATCATGCTGCGCTACAGCGAGAGTAAGGCGACTCCGCGATAA
- a CDS encoding substrate-binding periplasmic protein: MTLLKQTLISLALLFSPLLKADVLTLTSLDWPPYSSQQLKQKGASIAVVSAALKEMGHELKVEFYPWERAVHLAKNDARYAGYFPEYLFESSDLLFSDSIGLGPLGFAENKAMPVQWSTLADLKPYTIGVVRGYVNTDELDQMIANGTLKSEAVNSDSQNLTKLGHKRIPLAVIDSNVFQYLIDNTPSLQAFKADLQMNPKLLVEKSLHVAFTNNQDGQRWQEILNQGLKRIDVDKIMADYLAK; the protein is encoded by the coding sequence ATGACACTATTAAAACAGACATTGATTTCACTGGCCTTGCTCTTTTCTCCCTTGCTCAAAGCCGATGTACTGACTCTCACCTCGCTTGACTGGCCGCCTTACTCTTCTCAACAGCTAAAACAGAAAGGTGCTTCGATCGCGGTCGTTAGCGCTGCGCTTAAAGAGATGGGGCATGAACTGAAAGTCGAGTTCTATCCGTGGGAACGGGCTGTTCATTTGGCAAAAAACGACGCTCGCTACGCAGGCTACTTTCCTGAATATTTGTTTGAATCCAGTGACCTACTTTTTTCAGATTCCATTGGCCTTGGTCCTCTAGGCTTTGCCGAAAACAAAGCTATGCCTGTGCAATGGTCCACACTAGCGGATCTTAAGCCGTATACTATCGGCGTGGTACGCGGTTACGTGAATACTGATGAGCTCGACCAAATGATCGCCAACGGCACGTTGAAATCCGAAGCGGTAAACAGCGATAGCCAAAACCTAACTAAGTTAGGGCACAAACGTATTCCGCTGGCCGTCATCGACAGTAACGTTTTCCAATATTTGATCGACAACACGCCCTCTTTGCAAGCTTTCAAAGCCGATTTACAGATGAACCCGAAACTGCTGGTCGAGAAATCTCTCCACGTTGCTTTTACTAATAACCAAGATGGCCAACGTTGGCAGGAGATTCTAAATCAAGGCCTAAAACGCATCGACGTCGACAAAATCATGGCGGATTATTTGGCAAAATAG
- a CDS encoding EamA family transporter, producing the protein MSFRDRLLALTIVMVWGVNFVVIKVGLQGMPPLLLAGLRFAVVVFPAILFIPRPKLPLKWLCAYGLTISFGQFALLFWALNVGLAAGLASLLLQAQAFITLLLGVVLLKERVRMHNVIAVSIAGIGIYLLAAAQEQGSASVTLFTLVLILGAATCWALGNITNKVIMQRYAVPTMSLIVWSALVPTVAFFIASFVVEGQSQIVDSLVHIEWHNVLSIVYLSLLATIVGYGGWSNLLSRYPTAMVAPLSLLVPVFGLLSAWVLLDENLSVFQILGVVVIALGLVINVFGQSLFSRKVTNKEVLAVKNSD; encoded by the coding sequence ATGTCTTTTCGTGACCGATTATTGGCCTTAACTATTGTGATGGTGTGGGGCGTGAATTTTGTGGTGATCAAAGTGGGTTTGCAGGGCATGCCGCCGCTACTCTTGGCGGGCTTACGATTCGCTGTGGTGGTTTTCCCGGCGATCTTGTTTATTCCACGTCCCAAGCTACCCCTTAAATGGCTGTGCGCTTATGGGCTGACCATCAGCTTTGGGCAATTTGCGCTGCTTTTCTGGGCGTTGAATGTGGGACTTGCGGCTGGGTTAGCATCGCTACTATTGCAAGCACAAGCTTTTATCACCTTGCTTTTGGGTGTAGTGCTGCTTAAAGAGCGCGTTCGCATGCACAATGTTATTGCGGTGAGCATTGCTGGTATTGGTATTTATTTACTGGCGGCTGCTCAAGAGCAAGGCAGTGCTTCTGTCACGCTCTTTACCTTGGTGCTGATTTTGGGGGCTGCGACGTGCTGGGCGCTGGGCAACATTACCAACAAGGTGATCATGCAACGTTACGCAGTACCGACGATGTCTCTGATCGTTTGGAGTGCTTTGGTGCCAACCGTTGCATTTTTTATCGCTTCTTTTGTGGTCGAAGGGCAGTCGCAGATCGTCGATTCATTGGTGCATATTGAGTGGCATAATGTGCTGTCAATTGTTTACCTTTCGTTGCTCGCGACCATCGTTGGTTATGGCGGCTGGAGCAACTTGTTAAGCCGCTATCCAACCGCCATGGTTGCTCCGCTTTCACTCTTGGTTCCGGTATTTGGTTTGCTTAGTGCATGGGTATTGTTGGACGAAAACCTCAGCGTGTTCCAAATACTCGGCGTTGTGGTGATTGCGCTTGGTCTGGTGATTAACGTGTTCGGGCAATCGCTGTTTTCTCGCAAAGTCACCAACAAGGAAGTCTTGGCTGTTAAAAATAGCGATTAA
- the rnk gene encoding nucleoside diphosphate kinase regulator, with protein MTNKPSIIVSTLDMDRISTLLEKATQWSVELEKLEDELDRATVMASSEMPSDVVTMNSTVRFKFVGSDNSMEKTLVYPDQVRSSEDISIFAPVGSALLGLSVGQQLTWPMPGGQEKTIEIIDVVYQPERAGDFHL; from the coding sequence ATGACAAACAAACCTTCGATCATCGTATCGACACTCGATATGGACCGTATTAGCACATTACTGGAAAAGGCAACCCAATGGTCTGTAGAGCTAGAGAAATTGGAAGATGAGCTCGACCGAGCAACCGTAATGGCTTCCAGTGAGATGCCAAGCGACGTGGTTACCATGAATTCCACGGTCCGCTTTAAATTTGTTGGCAGCGATAACAGTATGGAAAAAACGCTGGTTTACCCTGATCAAGTTCGCAGTAGTGAAGACATCTCGATCTTTGCCCCAGTAGGAAGTGCCCTGCTTGGCTTGTCTGTCGGCCAACAGCTAACCTGGCCAATGCCAGGCGGACAAGAAAAAACCATCGAAATCATTGATGTCGTTTATCAGCCAGAGCGTGCTGGTGATTTTCACCTCTAA
- a CDS encoding sensor domain-containing diguanylate cyclase encodes MIRLVDRSFVSTRSVLSVISWLFFMLAVAIIGSLYYLLISLDDMSASEFKQRVSLALDVEKKHHQDILSEYTYWDEAYFKIFHENDEEWVRINTGSFLINSYNLSFSLAFEKRLNKSLLVNNENSQALTVDEIMNDDFHQLSDTHYQNEEEKKLSSGYITINNNLYLIVVGPFIDESTYQPRENGFLVIGIKMDSDYILYLAKKYNLGHLSVASSTHVASKDEESMILLSPTGTPAAKIIWMPNLPSTAVLPNITLIIILFSLVAIVVTRYILLAEQKNRTAYENKIYLEATRDSLTNISNRRHFMEQANKEFTSARKNNERFFVLVLDLDHFKAINDTYGHRSGDKALIHFVRLCEQHLSERDIFGRIGGEEFALVLSRYNRSHAMYKAYAIRKAVMENPLQEKRQTISMTVSIGVAECTNQATLDELLEEADKAMYQAKHAGRNQVIQL; translated from the coding sequence ATGATAAGACTGGTTGATCGCAGCTTTGTTTCCACAAGATCTGTGTTATCCGTTATCTCTTGGCTATTTTTCATGCTCGCTGTCGCTATCATTGGCAGCCTCTATTACCTCCTTATTTCTTTGGACGATATGTCTGCATCTGAGTTCAAACAACGCGTTTCGCTGGCATTAGACGTAGAAAAAAAGCATCATCAAGATATATTGAGTGAATATACTTATTGGGATGAAGCCTATTTTAAAATATTTCACGAAAACGACGAAGAATGGGTAAGAATCAATACTGGTAGCTTTTTAATTAATAGCTATAATTTATCTTTTAGCTTGGCGTTTGAAAAAAGGCTCAATAAGTCACTGTTAGTCAATAATGAAAATAGTCAAGCATTAACCGTTGATGAGATTATGAACGATGATTTTCATCAACTCAGTGACACGCACTATCAAAATGAAGAAGAGAAAAAACTGTCCAGCGGCTACATCACGATCAATAACAACCTCTATCTAATCGTTGTTGGTCCTTTTATTGACGAATCCACCTACCAGCCACGGGAAAACGGTTTTCTGGTGATTGGAATAAAGATGGACAGCGATTACATTTTATACTTAGCCAAAAAGTATAATTTGGGTCATCTTAGTGTTGCGTCAAGCACTCACGTTGCCAGCAAAGATGAAGAGAGCATGATACTGCTTTCACCAACAGGCACACCAGCGGCGAAGATCATTTGGATGCCGAATTTGCCCAGCACCGCCGTGCTGCCAAATATTACGCTGATCATTATTCTCTTTTCACTAGTGGCGATTGTTGTTACTCGCTATATTCTCTTGGCTGAACAGAAAAATCGCACCGCCTACGAGAATAAAATTTATCTCGAAGCCACACGAGATAGCCTGACCAATATTAGTAATCGGCGTCATTTTATGGAGCAAGCCAACAAAGAGTTCACCTCCGCACGTAAGAATAATGAACGTTTCTTTGTGCTTGTTTTAGACCTCGACCACTTTAAAGCCATTAACGACACCTATGGACATAGAAGTGGTGATAAAGCGCTGATTCATTTTGTCCGCTTGTGCGAACAACATTTATCTGAAAGAGACATTTTTGGTCGCATTGGCGGTGAAGAGTTTGCACTAGTACTCTCTCGTTACAATCGCAGCCACGCGATGTACAAAGCTTATGCCATTCGCAAAGCGGTGATGGAAAACCCTCTTCAGGAAAAACGTCAAACCATCAGCATGACCGTCAGTATCGGTGTGGCTGAATGTACCAACCAAGCTACGCTGGATGAACTGTTGGAAGAGGCAGATAAGGCCATGTATCAGGCCAAACACGCTGGTAGAAACCAAGTCATCCAACTTTGA
- the cyoB gene encoding cytochrome o ubiquinol oxidase subunit I: protein MFGRLTLESIPYHEPIIMITLAVVALAGLAVVALVTKAGKWQYLWNEWFTSVDHKKLGFMYIAVAMVMLLRGFADAVMMRSQQLLSSAGEAGYLPQHHYDQIFTAHGVIMIFFVAMPLVIGLMNIIVPLQIGARDVAFPYLNNLSFWLFMVGVVLTNLSLGLGEFGRTGWLAYPPLSGIDASPGVGVDYWIWALQISGVGTTLSGVNFFVTILRMRVPSMPMMKMPVFTWASLCANILIIISFPILTVTIALLTLDRYLGMHFFTNDMGGNMMMYVNLIWAWGHPEVYILVLPVFGVFSEVTATFARKKLFGYTSLVWATIVITVLAFVVWLHHFFTMGSGANVNAFFGIATMIISIPTGVKIFNWLFTMYKGRIKFTTPMLWTVGFLITFTIGGMTGVLMSVPGADFVLHNSVFLIAHFHNVIIGGVVFGCFAAITYWFPKATGFTLNEAWGKRAFYCWIIGFCMAFLPLYALGFMGMTRRISQDLNPEFFPLLAIAAAGTAVIALGVLCQFVQIFVSVRDRKQNLDLTGDPWDARTLEWSTFSPPPFYNFAILPKGDEIDAFWYQKQRGEFDPMNEVEYEPIHMPKNTPTGMYVSAWAMAFGFAMIWYIWWLAAASLVGIVITCIRHSYNDDVDYYVQVDEIKAIEAERRAKWAQAKQAYNAPEKKDEMEVTYAR, encoded by the coding sequence ATGTTTGGTAGATTAACGCTTGAATCGATTCCGTATCATGAACCTATCATCATGATTACGTTGGCCGTAGTTGCCCTTGCGGGTCTTGCAGTGGTGGCTTTAGTCACCAAAGCAGGCAAATGGCAATATTTATGGAATGAATGGTTTACCTCGGTAGACCACAAAAAACTGGGCTTTATGTACATTGCCGTTGCGATGGTGATGCTACTACGCGGTTTTGCCGATGCGGTAATGATGCGTAGCCAACAACTGCTTTCCTCGGCAGGCGAGGCGGGCTACTTACCGCAGCACCACTACGATCAGATCTTCACCGCACACGGTGTGATTATGATTTTCTTTGTTGCCATGCCGCTGGTTATTGGTCTGATGAACATCATTGTTCCGCTGCAGATCGGTGCCCGTGACGTTGCCTTCCCATACCTGAACAACTTGAGCTTCTGGTTGTTCATGGTCGGTGTGGTGCTGACGAACTTGTCGCTTGGTCTCGGTGAATTTGGCCGTACGGGTTGGCTGGCGTATCCGCCGCTGTCTGGTATTGATGCCAGCCCAGGCGTCGGGGTCGACTACTGGATTTGGGCGCTGCAAATTTCCGGTGTGGGAACGACGCTCTCTGGGGTGAACTTCTTTGTCACCATTTTGCGTATGCGTGTGCCATCCATGCCGATGATGAAGATGCCCGTGTTCACTTGGGCTTCTCTCTGCGCCAACATTTTGATCATCATTTCGTTCCCGATCCTGACCGTGACGATTGCGCTGCTGACGCTGGATCGCTACCTCGGCATGCACTTCTTCACCAATGACATGGGCGGCAACATGATGATGTATGTCAACCTGATTTGGGCTTGGGGCCACCCAGAAGTGTACATCCTTGTGCTGCCAGTGTTCGGTGTGTTCTCGGAAGTGACCGCGACATTTGCGCGTAAGAAACTGTTTGGTTACACCTCTTTGGTGTGGGCAACGATTGTGATTACTGTGCTGGCTTTCGTGGTTTGGTTGCATCACTTCTTTACCATGGGTTCTGGCGCAAACGTAAACGCCTTCTTTGGTATCGCGACCATGATCATTTCCATCCCGACTGGGGTGAAAATCTTTAACTGGCTGTTCACCATGTACAAAGGCCGCATCAAGTTCACCACGCCAATGCTTTGGACCGTGGGCTTTTTGATCACCTTTACCATTGGTGGCATGACTGGCGTATTGATGTCTGTACCGGGCGCTGATTTCGTGCTGCACAACTCGGTATTTTTGATTGCGCATTTCCATAACGTGATCATCGGCGGGGTGGTTTTTGGCTGTTTCGCTGCGATAACGTACTGGTTCCCGAAAGCGACCGGTTTCACGCTCAACGAAGCGTGGGGCAAGCGTGCATTCTACTGCTGGATTATCGGCTTCTGTATGGCCTTCTTGCCGCTGTATGCGCTCGGTTTTATGGGCATGACGCGTCGTATCAGCCAAGATCTTAACCCTGAGTTCTTCCCTCTGCTGGCGATTGCCGCAGCAGGTACGGCGGTGATCGCGCTGGGCGTTTTGTGCCAGTTCGTGCAGATTTTTGTCAGCGTTCGCGATCGCAAGCAGAACCTTGACCTGACTGGCGACCCGTGGGATGCACGTACGCTGGAGTGGTCAACCTTTTCTCCACCGCCATTCTATAATTTCGCCATTTTGCCGAAAGGCGACGAGATTGATGCTTTCTGGTATCAGAAGCAGCGTGGTGAGTTTGATCCAATGAACGAGGTCGAGTATGAGCCAATCCACATGCCGAAAAATACCCCAACGGGGATGTATGTTTCCGCATGGGCGATGGCCTTTGGCTTTGCGATGATCTGGTACATCTGGTGGCTGGCGGCGGCAAGCTTGGTCGGTATTGTGATCACTTGTATCAGACATAGCTACAACGACGACGTGGATTACTACGTGCAAGTTGATGAAATCAAAGCGATTGAAGCTGAGCGACGTGCAAAATGGGCACAAGCGAAGCAGGCTTACAACGCGCCAGAGAAGAAAGATGAGATGGAGGTGACCTATGCACGCTGA
- a CDS encoding HD-GYP domain-containing protein, giving the protein MHFAREALKRIVVSSLFISVLAGYVAWTIAVESAEKETVNLAIEASYGAVAHFQLPVSNDAEFKQKGLQTTNSLILDWFDITEMYDRSGKKIAESLTPTGHAIESALPHHVTPTNNTASYESLHLKSGEWILRTFVPLETNNQRWGYLEGVRVVPDWQRNDIRNFSLWVSVIAASSAWLCAIIIYPLILFLNKQNVRYTAAMKTANIDMMFTMGKAITLRDCDTGAHNYRVAWLASELAEESGHDLKAMKALILGSYLHDVGKIAISDRILLKPGKLSDSEMDIMKSHVNEGVRMIEGIPWLEDAKPIIESHHEKWDGSGYPNRLSGETIPLNARIFAIADVFDALCAKRPYKEPFSFEKALSIIVEGKGFHFDPTLVEHFHRIAKRLYDTICMADEETCRSLMSAKIEQYFFIDNHGDTLR; this is encoded by the coding sequence ATGCATTTTGCTCGAGAGGCTTTGAAGCGGATAGTCGTCTCTAGCCTTTTTATCAGCGTGTTAGCCGGTTATGTCGCATGGACGATTGCCGTCGAGAGCGCAGAAAAGGAGACGGTCAATTTAGCCATAGAAGCCTCTTATGGAGCCGTCGCGCATTTTCAACTTCCCGTTTCGAACGATGCCGAATTTAAACAAAAGGGGTTACAGACTACCAACAGCTTAATCTTAGATTGGTTTGACATAACCGAAATGTATGACCGCTCAGGCAAAAAAATCGCAGAATCTTTAACACCAACAGGGCACGCGATCGAGAGTGCCCTTCCTCATCATGTGACTCCCACCAACAACACCGCATCCTATGAAAGCCTTCATCTAAAGAGCGGAGAGTGGATTTTGCGCACATTCGTTCCGCTTGAAACAAACAACCAGCGCTGGGGTTACCTTGAAGGGGTACGGGTGGTTCCTGATTGGCAACGCAATGACATACGCAACTTTTCACTTTGGGTGTCCGTGATTGCAGCCAGTTCAGCTTGGCTTTGTGCCATCATCATCTATCCCCTTATCCTCTTCCTCAACAAACAGAATGTCCGCTACACTGCTGCGATGAAAACAGCCAATATCGATATGATGTTCACGATGGGGAAAGCGATTACCCTCAGAGATTGCGATACGGGCGCTCATAACTACCGCGTTGCATGGTTAGCCAGTGAGCTGGCGGAAGAAAGTGGCCACGATCTCAAAGCGATGAAAGCGCTCATTTTAGGTAGCTATCTTCACGATGTCGGGAAGATTGCTATTTCAGACCGTATTTTGCTTAAGCCCGGAAAGTTGTCTGACAGTGAAATGGACATCATGAAATCCCATGTTAATGAAGGTGTTAGAATGATAGAAGGCATTCCTTGGCTCGAAGACGCCAAACCCATCATTGAATCACATCACGAAAAATGGGACGGCAGTGGCTACCCGAACCGACTTTCTGGCGAAACCATCCCACTGAACGCACGTATATTTGCTATTGCCGACGTCTTTGATGCCTTATGTGCTAAACGGCCCTATAAAGAACCCTTTAGCTTTGAGAAAGCACTCTCGATCATTGTTGAAGGGAAAGGTTTCCATTTTGATCCCACCCTAGTTGAACACTTTCATCGCATCGCTAAACGCCTGTACGACACTATCTGCATGGCAGACGAAGAAACCTGTCGGAGCCTAATGAGCGCGAAAATAGAGCAATATTTCTTTATTGATAACCACGGCGACACTCTTCGTTAA
- the cyoA gene encoding ubiquinol oxidase subunit II gives MKASRYIRILSRAGLAIAALMLCGCDYALLNPKGAIGVQEKELIITALLLMLIVVIPVILMTIYFSFKYRSANTKEEYAPEWSHSTKIEVVVWTIPIIIIAVLATITWRSTHELEPSKPLVSDVKPMTIEVVSLDWQWLFIYPEQHIATTNHVVFPKDVPIEFKLTSDNIMNSFFIPSLGSQIYAMPGMVTRLHLIANHDGDFDGVAASYSGEGFSHMKFTATATADQASFDAWVNQVKSSPDQLPDLPAYKALAQPTIDAPVKYFSTVVPELFANVVTQYPGSMNASFDAACLVEDEG, from the coding sequence ATGAAAGCCTCAAGATATATACGCATCTTGTCGAGGGCTGGGCTTGCTATTGCCGCGCTCATGCTCTGTGGATGCGATTATGCTTTGCTCAATCCGAAAGGCGCTATTGGTGTTCAGGAAAAAGAGTTGATCATTACAGCTCTGTTGTTGATGCTCATTGTGGTGATCCCCGTGATCCTGATGACTATCTACTTCTCCTTCAAATACCGCTCAGCGAATACGAAAGAAGAGTACGCACCTGAATGGTCTCATTCGACCAAAATTGAGGTGGTGGTATGGACGATTCCTATCATCATCATCGCGGTGCTTGCCACCATCACTTGGCGTTCTACCCATGAATTGGAGCCCTCAAAACCGCTGGTCAGCGATGTCAAACCGATGACCATCGAAGTGGTTTCCTTGGATTGGCAGTGGCTGTTTATCTACCCAGAGCAGCATATCGCGACCACCAATCATGTTGTTTTTCCTAAAGATGTGCCTATCGAGTTTAAACTCACCTCAGACAACATCATGAACTCCTTCTTCATTCCAAGTTTGGGCAGCCAGATTTACGCGATGCCAGGCATGGTGACGCGCCTGCACTTGATTGCCAATCATGATGGTGATTTTGATGGTGTTGCCGCGAGCTATAGCGGTGAAGGGTTCTCGCACATGAAGTTTACCGCGACCGCAACGGCCGATCAGGCGAGCTTTGATGCTTGGGTTAACCAAGTGAAATCGAGCCCCGATCAATTGCCGGATCTGCCTGCATACAAGGCGTTGGCGCAGCCAACCATTGATGCACCAGTGAAGTACTTCTCCACCGTCGTCCCAGAACTGTTCGCCAACGTGGTGACTCAGTATCCGGGCTCAATGAACGCGAGCTTTGATGCGGCTTGTCTGGTCGAAGATGAAGGATAA